A single Argentina anserina chromosome 7, drPotAnse1.1, whole genome shotgun sequence DNA region contains:
- the LOC126803739 gene encoding uncharacterized protein LOC126803739: MAPTRKYPSCHSKIRKTRRIEKLKNSQKGDMHQFLIKKPHNLAIEDAADANQEQSPDEELNDVEVDVDKVVKEAAEGAANQDQIPPDEELNDVEEDVEQVVEEAAEEPIEEPVENPVEEPVEEAVEEPVKVEDADLVSSVPFNISDPRNWDDLDSKWKDLLVEKCPVRDLLSGKGPKDKWNRRFSSEFYSRSLPNGEKHHRDWLVYCKDHDRVFCFFCKLFKTRRQPSQLAHEGSNDWQHMSGKLKMHERSVEHICHMIIWVDLGERLRRSKTIDKAVQEQIMKEKEHWRKVLERLFSIVKYLARQSLAFRGTNEKM; encoded by the coding sequence ATGGCTCCCACAAGAAAGTATCCATCTTGTCACTCTAAGATTCGGAAGACAAGAAGAATAGAGaaattgaaaaactctcaaaaggGGGATATGCATCAATTCCTTATTAAGAAGCCACATAATTTAGCTATTGAAGATGCAGCTGATGCCAATCAAGAGCAAAGCCCCGACGAGGAATTGAATGATGTTGAAGTTGATGTAGATAAAGTTGTGAAGGAAGCGGCAGAAGGTGCGGCCAATCAAGATCAAATTCCTCCTGATGAAGAATTGAATGATGTTGAAGAAGATGTAGAGCAGGTTGTGGAGGAAGCGGCGGAAGAGCCAATCGAAGAACCGGTTGAAAACCCGGTTGAAGAACCTGTGGAGGAAGCGGTGGAAGAACCAGTCAAAGTTGAAGATGCTGATTTAGTAAGTTCTGTTCCTTTCAATATTTCTGATCCTAGAAATTGGGATGATCTTGATTCTAAATGGAAAGATTTACTAGTAGAGAAATGTCCTGTTAGAGATCTTTTGTCTGGAAAAGGGCCTAAAGATAAATGGAATAGGCGTTTCTCTTCTGAATTTTACAGTCGGTCTTTACCAAATGGAGAGAAGCATCATCgggattggttggtatattGTAAAGATCATGACAgagttttttgtttcttttgcaaGTTGTTCAAAACAAGACGTCAACCAAGTCAGTTAGCACATGAGGGTTCGAATGATTGGCAGCATATGAGCGGGAAACTGAAAATGCACGAGAGAAGTGTAGAACATATATGTCACATGATCATTTGGGTTGATTTGGGTGAAAGGTTGAGAAGGAGTAAAACAATTGACAAGGCTGTGCAAGAGCAAatcatgaaagaaaaagagcatTGGAGGAAAGTGTTGGAGAGATTATTCTCAATTGTGAAATACTTGGCTAGGCAGAGTTTGGCATTTCGGGGAACTAATGAGAAGATGTAG
- the LOC126803738 gene encoding glycerol-3-phosphate acyltransferase 5-like: MAKLGKICCEMQNPVGKTCLINRETYKSQAIKKVTQLMMDQYSSVVSELEGTLLKDPHPFSYFMLVAFEASGLLRFALLLLMWPVIRFLEMIGREEAGLKLMIFIAVAGVHESDIKSVARAVLPKFYVEDVDMEAWKVFSSCDKRVAVTKMPTIMAERFVKEHLRADEVVGCELVVNRVGLATGFVKCEVGSSHFCDRVAKLVAAESKQPTLGLGRPTSSSSSFLSQCKEQMHPPFMMTNQKDEQQLLRPLPVVFHDGRLVKRPTPSTALLILIWIPLGILLAFIRITVGLILPMWAKPKFSRAFGSKVIVKGKPPPPSAGPGNNNSGVLFVCTHRTLMDPVVLSTVLGRKIPAVTYSVSRLSEILSPIPTIRLTRIRHVDAEKIKCELSKGDLVVCPEGTTCREPFLLRFSALFAELTDRIVPVAMNYRVGFFHATTAKGCKAMDPIFFFMNPRPVYEVTFLNQLPLEATCTSGKSPHDVANYVQRILAATLGFECTNFTRKDKYTVLAGNDGTVQCSSCLDGVKKVVKTYMPFITKTRMAE, from the exons ATGGCAAAACTTGGAAAAATCTGTTGTGAGATGCAAAACCCTGTTGGAAAAACC TGCCTTATAAACCGGGAAACATATAAATCCCAAGCAATaaaaaaagttacacaattaaTGATGGATCAGTACTCTTCTGTTGTTTCAGAGCTAGAAGGGACACTCCTCAAGGACCCCCATCCGTTCTCCTACTTCATGTTGGTCGCATTCGAGGCATCCGGGTTGCTCCGGTTTGCCTTGCTGCTACTTATGTGGCCGGTTATTCGGTTTCTTGAAATGATAGGCAGGGAGGAGGCAGGGCTCAAGCTCATGATATTCATTGCAGTCGCTGGAGTTCACGAATCAGATATCAAATCAGTAGCCCGGGCTGTGCTGCCGAAGTTTTACGTGGAGGATGTCGATATGGAGGCATGGAAGGTGTTCAGTTCTTGTGACAAGCGAGTTGCGGTGACGAAGATGCCGACGATAATGGCGGAGAGGTTTGTGAAGGAGCACTTGCGTGCTGATGAAGTTGTCGGCTGCGAGCTGGTTGTGAACCGGGTTGGGTTGGCCACAGGTTTCGTTAAGTGTGAAGTTGGTTCCAGTCATTTCTGTGACCGAGTGGCCAAACTAGTTGCAGCGGAATCAAAACAACCTACGTTAGGGTTGGGAAGGCCTACATCATCAAGTTCTTCGTTTTTATCTCAATGCAAG GAACAAATGCACCCACCATTCATGATGACCAATCAAAAGGACGAACAACAGCTCCTCCGTCCCCTCCCGGTGGTCTTCCACGACGGTCGACTGGTCAAGCGCCCGACACCATCCACCGCTCTCTTAATCCTCATATGGATTCCCTTAGGCATCTTACTAGCCTTCATCCGCATAACAGTGGGTTTGATATTGCCAATGTGGGCTAAACCCAAGTTCAGCCGGGCATTTGGCAGCAAAGTCATAGTTAAAGGCAAACCCCCACCCCCATCGGCAGGCCCCGGAAACAACAACTCCGGCGTATTATTTGTCTGCACTCACCGAACACTAATGGACCCCGTTGTGTTGTCCACTGTACTCGGCCGTAAAATCCCAGCCGTCACATACTCTGTCTCTCGATTATCCGAGATCCTATCCCCTATTCCCACGATCCGATTGACCAGAATTCGACACGTCGACGCCGAGAAAATCAAGTGTGAACTCTCCAAAGGAGACCTGGTGGTCTGCCCTGAAGGAACGACGTGTCGCGAGCCTTTTCTCTTGAGGTTTAGCGCCCTCTTTGCCGAGCTCACAGACCGCATAGTCCCCGTGGCTATGAACTATAGGGTAGGGTTCTTCCATGCAACCACCGCCAAGGGCTGCAAGGCTATGGACcccattttcttcttcatgaACCCTAGACCGGTGTATGAGGTCACTTTCTTGAACCAGTTGCCACTGGAAGCTACGTGTACGTCGGGGAAGAGTCCACATGATGTTGCTAATTACGTGCAGAGGATCTTGGCTGCAACGTTAGGGTTTGAGTGCACTAACTTCACCAGAAAGGACAAGTACACAGTTCTCGCTGGGAATGATGGAACCGTACAATGTAGCTCTTGCCTTGATGGAGTTAAGAAGGTTGTGAAGACCTATATGCCGTTTATCACAAAGACGAGGATGGCGGAATAA